In Nocardioides marinus, one DNA window encodes the following:
- a CDS encoding YhjD/YihY/BrkB family envelope integrity protein, with protein sequence MGRISKGLDAFQRRHPTLSVPIAVFYKYVDDQGPYLAAIITYYGFIAIFPLLLLATSILGFLLQGDAALQDAVLTSALGQFPIIGDELGRPEGLTGSRTAVIVGAATALYGSLGLGQALQNAQNIAWSVPRNSRPNPIVLRLKSLVLLVSAGMAVLAMSVASAIASETDTFGTGGNLRWSIRIGSVVVIGLVLTYLFRLAAARRLRFGQAAPGAFALALMFQGLQFLGTLYVTAVLSETEGMDGTFALVLGLIGVIYIAAFMGVLAMEINVVLARRLYPRALLTLFTDRVDLTPADKRAYTYYVRSQRHKVNEVIDVHFADHVPDQIPSPPELKELRQQPPTTALRTSDVSDAADPPSADRRSRPRATTEKAPDTAPDTALGSTRDKAPDTTTDTTTGRTRPPTEENS encoded by the coding sequence GTGGGACGGATCTCGAAGGGACTCGACGCCTTCCAGCGTCGCCACCCCACGCTGTCGGTGCCCATCGCGGTCTTCTACAAGTACGTCGACGACCAGGGGCCCTACCTCGCCGCGATCATCACCTACTACGGCTTCATCGCGATCTTCCCGCTGCTGCTGCTGGCGACCTCGATCCTCGGGTTCCTGCTCCAGGGCGACGCCGCGTTGCAGGACGCGGTGCTGACCTCCGCGCTCGGGCAGTTCCCCATCATCGGTGACGAGCTCGGCCGCCCCGAGGGCCTCACCGGGTCGCGCACCGCGGTCATCGTCGGTGCCGCAACCGCGCTCTACGGCTCGCTGGGCTTGGGCCAGGCCCTGCAGAACGCCCAGAACATCGCCTGGTCGGTGCCGCGCAACTCCCGTCCCAACCCGATCGTCCTGCGCCTGAAGAGCCTGGTCCTCCTGGTGTCGGCGGGGATGGCCGTCCTCGCCATGTCGGTCGCCTCCGCGATCGCGTCGGAAACAGACACCTTCGGCACCGGCGGCAACCTGCGCTGGAGCATCCGGATCGGCTCGGTGGTCGTCATCGGGCTGGTCCTGACCTACCTCTTCCGCCTCGCCGCCGCGCGCCGGCTGCGCTTCGGCCAGGCCGCGCCGGGTGCGTTCGCGCTGGCCCTGATGTTCCAGGGGCTGCAGTTCCTCGGCACGCTCTACGTCACCGCGGTGCTCAGCGAGACCGAGGGCATGGACGGCACCTTCGCGCTGGTGCTCGGGCTGATCGGCGTCATCTACATCGCGGCCTTCATGGGGGTGCTCGCGATGGAGATCAACGTCGTCCTCGCCCGCCGGCTCTACCCCCGCGCCCTGCTCACGCTGTTCACCGATCGCGTGGACCTCACCCCGGCCGACAAGCGCGCCTACACCTACTACGTGCGCTCGCAGCGCCACAAGGTCAACGAGGTCATCGACGTGCACTTCGCCGACCACGTCCCCGACCAGATCCCCTCGCCGCCGGAGCTCAAGGAGCTGCGACAGCAGCCGCCGACGACAGCCCTCCGCACCTCCGACGTCTCGGACGCGGCCGACCCCCCGAGCGCCGACCGGCGCAGCCGGCCGCGCGCCACGACCGAGAAGGCGCCGGACACGGCGCCGGACACGGCACTAGGCAGCACGCGGGACAAGGCGCCCGACACCACCACGGACACCACCACGGGCCGCACCCGGCCCCCCACCGAGGAGAACAGCTGA